The following are encoded in a window of Plasmodium vivax chromosome 10, whole genome shotgun sequence genomic DNA:
- a CDS encoding tryptophan-rich antigen (Pv-fam-a) (encoded by transcript PVX_097577A), whose translation MELKANMKGPAPQQKFSPAKKTQNRNPKLSKMTAIFTVSPLQIILFALFSVFILNPSHAASTERGSIKCYLPNNLMEFWKDDVDQSEQLKKCAWNNWMMRLESEWENFNTSMKSKKNVWLQETEQEWTEWIKQMENKWMNCNENINDEYKDYLISKSATWTDEEWKEWIKTEGKNFMKTDLEKWIKAKETSLDLLLLTEWVQWKNEKIMAWLLSEWKTEEDTYWSQWEHSTWLKWLNLTQKKHWLKWKERNHREGEQWSTWLHVKENVYIFSEWNNWSIWKNEKEEFFYKWMEDTINEWINEKRWNTLVSTDNDS comes from the exons ATGGAACTAAAAGCCAATATGAAGGGTCCAGCACCCCAGCAAAAGTTCTCCCCTGCTAAGAAAACACAAAATAGAAATCCCAAGTTATCCAAAATGACGGCAATTTTCACAGTTTCTCCTTTACAGATTATCTTATTTGCTCTATTTTCAGTTTTCATCTTAAATCCCTCCCATgct GCAAGCACCGAAAGGGGAAGTATCAAGTGTTATCTTCCAAACAATTTAATGGAATTTTGGAAAGATGACGTAGATCAATCagaacaattaaaaaaatgtgcgtgGAATAACTGGATGATGAGGTTGGAATCAGAATGGGAAAACTTCAACACATCCATGAAGAGCAAAAAGAACGTATGGCTCCAAGAAACAGAACAAGAATGGACCGAATGGATtaaacaaatggaaaataaatggatGAATTGTAATGAGAATATTAATGATGAATATAAGGATTATCTTATATCAAAATCTGCTACATGGACTGATGAAGAATGGAAAGAATGGATAAAAACAGAAGGGAAAAACTTTATGAAAACAGATTTAGAAAAATGGattaaagcaaaagaaaCATCATTGGATTTGTTACTATTAACAGAATGGGTCCagtggaaaaatgaaaagatcATGGCATGGCTATTGAGCGAATGGAAAACTGAAGAAGACACCTACTGGTCACAATGGGAACACTCAACATGGCTTAAGTGGCTCAACTTGACCCAGAAAAAACATTGGctcaaatggaaagaaagaaatcaTAGGGAAGGTGAACAATGGTCTACTTGGTTGCACGTTAaagaaaatgtttatatatttagcGAGTGGAATAATTGGTCaatatggaaaaatgaaaaagaagaattcTTCTACAAATGGATGGAAGATACAATTAACGAGTGGATAAATGAGAAGAGGTGGAACACCTTGGTGAGCACAGATAATGACTCATAA